From a region of the Equus przewalskii isolate Varuska chromosome 2, EquPr2, whole genome shotgun sequence genome:
- the LOC103567325 gene encoding serine protease 52-like isoform X2: MKGWKDGRAALLLPVALLLPWACSCLALTCGRNMWDKSEKSEALGIIGGEPADIVDFPWHVSILDQGRHLCGGSILSEWWVLTASHCFINKNNWLLDNDIALLLLKSPLNLSASEAPICLSEVTDIQRWRNCWVTGWDIAAPMQGVNAELHKVNTELVKWNMCSEVMSMLTKNMLCAGNPQGGKDACQVMELVLCLERGCHRGLAHGSRIIGSPLPPLYKLPKAAATNDHRQGELKQQKHILSQSPEVQTHGISRAMLRLEALAGDPSLPFLASHPCRQSVASLGLCLHHSNLCLSLHMDFSPVCVSLLFSFLIRISVIGLGPTLIQ, encoded by the exons tgACATGTGGCCGAAACATGTGGGACAAATCTGAGAAGTCAGAAGCTTTGGGAATCATAGGTGGGGAACCTGCAGACATTGTAGATTTCCCATGGCATGTGAGTATTCTTGACCAAGGGCGACATCTCTGTGGAGGATCGATCCTCAGTGAGTGGTGGGTTCTAACTGCGTCCCATTGCttcataaacaaaaataa CTGGCTCTTGGATAATGACATCGCTCTCCTCTTGCTCAAATCCCCACTCAACTTGAGTGCCAGTGAAGCACCCATCTGCCTTTCAGAGGTCACTGACATACAGAGGTGGAGAAACTGCTGGGTGACTGGATGGGACATTGCTG CTCCAATGCAAGGTGTGAATGCAGAGCTGCATAAAGTCAACACTGAGCTGGTCAAATGGAACATGTGCTCTGAAGTGATGTCTATGCTCACCAAGAACATGCTGTGTGCTGGGAATCCTCAAGGTGGGAAGGACGCCTGCCAGGTAATGGAGCTTGTCCTTTGCTTGGAGAGGGGCTGCCACAGAGGGCTGGCCCACGGTTCCAGGATAATtggctcccctcttcctcctctgtataAGTTACCTAAGGCTGCTGCAACAAATGACCACAGACAGGGtgaattaaaacaacagaaacatattCTCTCACAGAGTCCAGAAGTCCAAACTCACGgcatcagcagggccatgctcagGCTGGAGGCTCTGGCGGGGGATCCTTCCCTACCTTTTCTGGCTTCTCATCCTTGCCGACAATCCGTGGCATCCCTTGGTTTGTgtctgcatcactccaatctctgcctcagtcttcacATGGACTTCTCCCCTGTGTGCgtgtctcttctgttttcttttcttataaggatttCAGTCATTggcttagggcccaccctaatccagtaa
- the LOC103567325 gene encoding serine protease 52-like isoform X1 yields MKGWKDGRAALLLPVALLLPWACSCLALTCGRNMWDKSEKSEALGIIGGEPADIVDFPWHVSILDQGRHLCGGSILSEWWVLTASHCFINKNKSTLEVKHGQGFFNTKNLRKMQVDKLITHPYFDSWLLDNDIALLLLKSPLNLSASEAPICLSEVTDIQRWRNCWVTGWDIAAPMQGVNAELHKVNTELVKWNMCSEVMSMLTKNMLCAGNPQGGKDACQVMELVLCLERGCHRGLAHGSRIIGSPLPPLYKLPKAAATNDHRQGELKQQKHILSQSPEVQTHGISRAMLRLEALAGDPSLPFLASHPCRQSVASLGLCLHHSNLCLSLHMDFSPVCVSLLFSFLIRISVIGLGPTLIQ; encoded by the exons tgACATGTGGCCGAAACATGTGGGACAAATCTGAGAAGTCAGAAGCTTTGGGAATCATAGGTGGGGAACCTGCAGACATTGTAGATTTCCCATGGCATGTGAGTATTCTTGACCAAGGGCGACATCTCTGTGGAGGATCGATCCTCAGTGAGTGGTGGGTTCTAACTGCGTCCCATTGCttcataaacaaaaataa atCTACCTTGGAGGTCAAACACGGTCAAGGATTCTTTAACACCAAGAACTTGAGGAAGATGCAAGTGGACAAGCTAATTACTCACCCTTATTTTGACAGCTGGCTCTTGGATAATGACATCGCTCTCCTCTTGCTCAAATCCCCACTCAACTTGAGTGCCAGTGAAGCACCCATCTGCCTTTCAGAGGTCACTGACATACAGAGGTGGAGAAACTGCTGGGTGACTGGATGGGACATTGCTG CTCCAATGCAAGGTGTGAATGCAGAGCTGCATAAAGTCAACACTGAGCTGGTCAAATGGAACATGTGCTCTGAAGTGATGTCTATGCTCACCAAGAACATGCTGTGTGCTGGGAATCCTCAAGGTGGGAAGGACGCCTGCCAGGTAATGGAGCTTGTCCTTTGCTTGGAGAGGGGCTGCCACAGAGGGCTGGCCCACGGTTCCAGGATAATtggctcccctcttcctcctctgtataAGTTACCTAAGGCTGCTGCAACAAATGACCACAGACAGGGtgaattaaaacaacagaaacatattCTCTCACAGAGTCCAGAAGTCCAAACTCACGgcatcagcagggccatgctcagGCTGGAGGCTCTGGCGGGGGATCCTTCCCTACCTTTTCTGGCTTCTCATCCTTGCCGACAATCCGTGGCATCCCTTGGTTTGTgtctgcatcactccaatctctgcctcagtcttcacATGGACTTCTCCCCTGTGTGCgtgtctcttctgttttcttttcttataaggatttCAGTCATTggcttagggcccaccctaatccagtaa